The following coding sequences are from one Paenibacillus sp. FSL R5-0912 window:
- a CDS encoding universal stress protein: MEMNNESIMVCVHYGPHGQRLIQRGGQLAKLLNAPLIVLTVDASGDNEYNREKQQYLSGWEKQTQEAGGQFVIRKCNGKKTADVIVETAKDNKITQIVLGQSSQTLWQEITRGSFINELLERMGPIDLHIVAVQRYPELLEKSHEQGFSAYLVKEGDRHILMDEPDGVEPIKGVFFRELDTDFNTGLFKIVRNGEAQYLRIVQNEWVKPR; the protein is encoded by the coding sequence ATGGAAATGAACAATGAGAGCATCATGGTGTGTGTGCATTATGGCCCCCACGGGCAGCGGTTAATACAGCGTGGAGGACAATTGGCTAAATTGCTCAATGCTCCGCTGATTGTGCTTACAGTAGATGCATCCGGAGACAATGAATATAACCGGGAGAAGCAGCAGTACCTGTCTGGCTGGGAGAAACAGACCCAGGAGGCCGGCGGACAATTTGTGATCCGCAAATGTAATGGCAAAAAAACGGCTGATGTGATTGTGGAGACTGCAAAGGATAACAAAATAACGCAAATTGTACTCGGACAGTCAAGCCAAACGCTATGGCAGGAGATTACGAGGGGAAGCTTCATCAATGAGCTGCTGGAGCGGATGGGACCGATTGATCTTCATATCGTTGCGGTGCAGCGATATCCGGAGCTGCTCGAAAAGTCCCATGAGCAAGGATTCTCTGCGTATCTAGTCAAAGAGGGCGACCGCCATATCCTTATGGATGAACCGGATGGAGTTGAACCCATAAAGGGGGTTTTCTTTCGTGAGCTCGATACGGATTTCAATACCGGCCTGTTCAAAATCGTCAGAAACGGTGAAGCGCAATATTTGAGAATTGTACAGAACGAATGGGTTAAGCCCCGTTAA
- a CDS encoding alpha/beta fold hydrolase, with the protein MRRSTRILELENGTILEYTIAGSGKPILLLHGGHSNCHEEFGYKNLLEQGYSIITPSRAGYGSTSKELGLSLNTACEAYLQLINHLDVCTVHVVAVSAGGPSGLTFASLYPHRVSSLVLQSAVSKEWHTPKDTIYRMAKLLFHPATEKYTWKLVSFFSRTFPNFILKQMVPSFSILPVPEVLQQFSQEDIEQFIAMNQRQRSGHGFILDLEQSAAFTPSKLQKILCPALIMHSKNDKAVLPEHALSAHHHIPQSTLCLLDSWGHLIWLGSGARSVDTEMNKFLSSLPTV; encoded by the coding sequence TTGAGAAGAAGTACCCGGATATTAGAGCTAGAAAATGGGACAATCCTTGAATATACAATAGCCGGATCAGGGAAGCCCATTTTGCTTCTTCACGGTGGGCACTCCAATTGTCATGAAGAGTTTGGATACAAGAATCTGTTAGAGCAGGGCTATTCGATTATTACTCCTTCGCGGGCTGGTTACGGCTCAACAAGCAAAGAACTAGGGCTTTCGTTAAATACGGCTTGTGAGGCTTATCTGCAATTGATCAATCACCTTGATGTATGTACAGTTCATGTCGTTGCTGTATCCGCTGGCGGACCCAGCGGCCTAACCTTCGCATCCCTCTACCCCCACCGCGTCAGCAGTCTTGTCCTTCAATCTGCCGTATCCAAAGAATGGCATACTCCTAAAGACACTATTTATAGAATGGCCAAACTATTGTTCCATCCGGCCACAGAAAAATATACCTGGAAACTTGTCTCCTTCTTCAGCCGTACATTTCCAAATTTCATTCTAAAACAGATGGTACCTTCATTCAGTATCCTTCCTGTACCTGAGGTCTTGCAACAGTTCAGCCAAGAGGATATCGAACAATTTATCGCCATGAATCAGCGCCAGCGCTCCGGCCATGGGTTTATACTTGATCTTGAACAGAGTGCAGCCTTTACCCCCTCCAAACTACAGAAAATTCTGTGTCCGGCCCTGATCATGCACAGTAAAAATGATAAGGCTGTTTTACCGGAGCATGCATTGTCTGCTCATCACCATATCCCCCAATCCACACTATGCCTTCTTGACTCATGGGGACATTTGATATGGCTGGGCAGTGGAGCCCGGAGCGTTGACACGGAAATGAATAAGTTTTTGAGCTCATTACCTACTGTCTGA
- a CDS encoding cupin domain-containing protein — protein MYPNSCNQSYQPQYYNNCYPDEKIKLRDYGQCPLVVNIDQAARQNQNYRTALWTGKYFQVTLMSINVGDDIGLEVHPTTDQFIRIEEGQGLVQMGDRKDHLDFKVMANDDYAIMIPAGKWHNLTNTGNKPLKIYVIYAPPEHPYGTVHETKAIAMSAEG, from the coding sequence ATGTACCCTAATTCATGCAATCAAAGTTATCAGCCTCAATACTATAATAATTGTTACCCTGATGAAAAAATAAAATTAAGAGATTATGGACAATGTCCACTTGTAGTGAATATTGACCAGGCAGCACGTCAAAACCAAAATTACCGTACGGCCTTATGGACAGGGAAATATTTCCAAGTAACTCTAATGAGCATCAATGTTGGCGATGACATCGGTTTAGAAGTCCATCCGACAACAGATCAATTCATACGTATTGAAGAAGGCCAGGGACTTGTTCAGATGGGTGATAGGAAAGACCATTTAGATTTTAAAGTGATGGCCAATGATGACTATGCAATAATGATACCTGCTGGAAAATGGCACAATTTAACGAATACAGGAAACAAACCCCTTAAAATTTACGTTATCTATGCCCCACCTGAGCATCCCTATGGTACAGTTCATGAAACAAAGGCAATTGCCATGAGTGCTGAAGGGTAG
- a CDS encoding aldo/keto reductase: protein MNKGENFQKNIKIVDKLAEIAKEKNCTVPQLTIAWTVERGTLPIPGTKRRNYLEDNIKALDRIDAVSPNAFGGRY, encoded by the coding sequence ATCAACAAAGGTGAGAACTTCCAAAAGAATATTAAAATCGTTGATAAACTAGCGGAAATCGCCAAAGAAAAGAACTGTACGGTACCTCAACTAACAATTGCATGGACAGTAGAAAGAGGCACATTGCCGATTCCTGGTACGAAACGCCGTAATTATTTGGAGGATAATATCAAGGCACTTGACCGTATTGATGCTGTTAGTCCAAATGCATTTGGTGGTCGTTATTAA
- a CDS encoding LytR/AlgR family response regulator transcription factor: MYRVAICDDEEKQRELVKRTLIGLSIKTNIEFEIELFHSGEQLAAHYERGEAPFHILILDVEMGGMNGIQTARRIRELKHFDEQIIFLTSYPQYMVESFDVITFQYLIKPVVPLLLEEKITKLCQYFQAQDKKFMVIKSGYDEVVLRYDDILAIEVAKSLTIKSKLHVITEAQIYESKGIIADYAAALKDSNFLHIHRSIIINLLHVKKFASGSVLMSNGMELPIGRSKIKEVKDYYTKFMIMKGNSYDSI, encoded by the coding sequence ATGTATAGAGTAGCGATATGTGATGATGAGGAGAAGCAGCGAGAGCTTGTTAAGAGGACTCTGATAGGCTTATCCATCAAGACAAATATTGAATTCGAGATAGAGTTGTTTCACTCGGGCGAGCAACTGGCTGCTCATTATGAGCGTGGCGAAGCACCCTTCCATATTCTAATTCTTGACGTGGAGATGGGTGGAATGAATGGGATTCAGACGGCACGGAGAATCAGGGAGCTGAAGCACTTTGATGAACAGATTATTTTCCTTACCAGCTACCCTCAATATATGGTGGAGAGCTTCGATGTCATCACATTCCAGTATTTAATCAAACCGGTAGTGCCTCTCCTCCTGGAAGAGAAGATCACCAAGCTATGCCAATATTTTCAGGCCCAAGATAAGAAATTCATGGTCATTAAATCCGGTTATGATGAAGTTGTATTAAGATATGATGATATCCTTGCGATTGAGGTTGCCAAAAGCCTAACGATAAAAAGCAAGCTGCATGTGATCACCGAAGCCCAAATCTATGAGAGCAAGGGTATTATTGCAGATTATGCCGCAGCTCTAAAAGACAGTAACTTCCTGCACATCCACCGTTCGATTATTATCAACCTGCTGCATGTGAAGAAGTTCGCCAGCGGCTCCGTTCTCATGTCGAATGGGATGGAGCTTCCTATAGGCCGGTCCAAGATCAAAGAGGTTAAAGATTACTACACCAAATTTATGATCATGAAGGGTAATTCGTATGATTCTATATAA
- a CDS encoding ATP-binding protein yields MILYNLPIVLCVLLVMCFQTNFFFTSVFDKSARKTNRIVYFIIYGLLCFIYLVIPMNSYAASCVALLMIFGLAQSYEVEIKTKVIFSILYAVLMTMVSFISLYIFSTLDAIDFTTLDSGNGQDRLTFTKALSLSCVIMFAVIQVIRFISKRRSFSLPYRYYIFFLIVPLISIYQINVLTVTSEKNIYYFMAIIGFLFLNVMVVYIFDTIIDKFQFMHENTQLQHQMNYQDANYEKTVHSFKSIKRIIHDTHQQFLYIEECIKRNDSAAALEHISVTLNKVEDAYQRVNTGHLVIDALVTNTLNIGQANGIRMDTRLQLYSLEVNIDRYDLCVVLGNMLDNAIEASKKVRVAEDRYMLIQIHSNESALFIHILNHMDKETAPLHSQKPDPEYHGIGLTNIARICDKYGGNMTIESGHKVFNNMVVLPFHTDNP; encoded by the coding sequence ATGATTCTATATAACCTGCCTATAGTCCTCTGTGTGCTGCTGGTGATGTGCTTTCAAACCAACTTTTTCTTCACTTCCGTCTTTGACAAGTCCGCCAGGAAGACTAACCGGATCGTTTACTTCATCATTTACGGTTTGCTTTGTTTCATCTATTTAGTCATTCCGATGAATTCCTATGCAGCCTCTTGTGTCGCATTGCTGATGATCTTTGGTTTGGCGCAATCCTATGAGGTGGAGATTAAGACCAAGGTCATTTTTTCTATCCTGTATGCGGTTTTGATGACGATGGTCAGTTTTATCTCGCTTTATATTTTCTCAACCTTGGATGCCATAGATTTCACTACCCTGGATTCGGGTAACGGGCAGGACCGGCTGACCTTTACGAAGGCGTTAAGCCTTAGCTGTGTGATTATGTTTGCTGTGATTCAGGTGATCAGATTCATTTCCAAACGCAGAAGCTTCTCTTTGCCTTACCGCTACTACATTTTCTTCTTGATCGTCCCCCTGATCAGTATCTATCAGATCAATGTACTTACTGTCACCAGTGAGAAAAACATCTATTATTTCATGGCAATTATCGGATTCCTGTTCCTGAATGTGATGGTCGTCTATATTTTCGATACGATTATTGATAAATTTCAATTCATGCATGAGAATACGCAATTGCAGCACCAGATGAATTATCAGGATGCGAATTATGAGAAAACGGTGCACAGCTTCAAATCCATTAAGCGGATTATTCACGACACCCACCAGCAGTTTCTCTACATTGAAGAATGTATTAAACGTAATGATTCAGCGGCGGCACTGGAGCATATCAGCGTTACCTTAAATAAAGTCGAGGACGCCTACCAGCGGGTGAACACCGGACATCTCGTTATAGATGCGCTTGTCACGAATACCCTTAATATTGGACAGGCCAACGGGATCAGAATGGATACCAGGCTTCAGCTCTATTCGCTGGAAGTGAATATTGACCGTTATGACCTATGTGTCGTTCTTGGAAATATGCTGGATAATGCGATAGAAGCCTCTAAGAAGGTTAGGGTGGCAGAGGACCGGTACATGCTCATCCAGATTCATTCGAATGAATCGGCGCTGTTCATCCACATCCTTAATCATATGGACAAAGAGACCGCCCCCTTGCACAGCCAGAAGCCGGACCCGGAGTATCATGGCATCGGCTTAACCAATATAGCCAGAATATGTGATAAGTACGGCGGCAACATGACCATCGAGTCCGGACATAAAGTCTTTAACAATATGGTCGTCCTCCCCTTTCACACGGACAATCCTTAG
- a CDS encoding serine hydrolase domain-containing protein: MKKLIAAVLASVLVIPMAQASAQEKGTTVEDKARALASEIISNYGVSGLQYAIRDKGSITLSGGAGVYDKATQAPVTKDTMFGIGSVSKMHVSAGAMILADSKAINIDKPLTTYLPQFKMADARYKDITPRMLMNHSSGLYGSHYGNSMLLDDNDTQNHDELLSRLESEHLKSNPGEYSVYCNDGFQLLELMIEQVSGLSYSEFLDRYLSSPLQLSSTQTPLDTFDRQQLARTYFPGLEQALPVENANVIGAGGIYSTAEELTEFAEVLIGNRTDILSEASAKAMQAPEYKNGIWVPDERNTFSYGLGWDAVSLAPFSDYGITALTKGGDTIMYHAALTAIPESDISIAVLSSGGSSIFNTIFASNVLLEYLKDTGKIDKLLPAPTFVPPVKAAMPAELQSYSGLYGTVGATTAIAVKDGELDLPALEGGLIPAQKYIYTGNGQFKSSDGRSAVSFDPQKNGKTYLKLSAELDFPGAGQMVMVTYEYQKLESNPLTPVTKQAWEKRNGKNYYALDEKINSLFYLSPAILTKNIAVDEGYASGTRIVDEHQAVNAAEIPVMNGRDAFDLNFYTKNEAEYLSIDGNAYISEDAVQPIYGGRSSISTVSANGQGIWFKIGEKSAGKTMTVTAPASGGFAVYDADGMIVNFSVVTKNPSAVLPQVGMVVFGGQAGDVFKINMK, from the coding sequence ATGAAGAAGTTGATTGCAGCCGTATTGGCTTCGGTGTTAGTAATCCCCATGGCTCAGGCCTCGGCACAGGAGAAGGGGACCACCGTGGAAGACAAGGCCCGCGCGCTGGCTTCGGAGATCATCTCCAATTATGGGGTAAGCGGACTACAGTATGCCATCAGGGATAAAGGTTCTATCACCCTGTCCGGGGGTGCCGGTGTGTACGATAAAGCCACTCAGGCACCGGTAACGAAGGATACGATGTTTGGGATTGGCTCGGTCAGCAAAATGCATGTCTCTGCCGGGGCGATGATCCTGGCGGATTCCAAGGCTATTAATATCGACAAGCCCCTCACTACGTATTTACCGCAGTTTAAGATGGCCGATGCCAGATATAAGGACATTACACCGCGGATGCTAATGAATCATTCGTCAGGTCTTTACGGCAGCCACTATGGCAACAGCATGCTGCTGGATGACAACGACACACAGAATCATGATGAATTACTGTCAAGGCTGGAGTCCGAACATCTGAAATCCAATCCCGGAGAATATTCGGTCTATTGCAACGATGGCTTCCAGCTGCTCGAGCTCATGATTGAGCAGGTGAGCGGATTAAGCTATTCCGAATTCCTGGACCGGTACCTAAGCAGTCCGCTGCAGTTAAGCTCGACCCAAACGCCGCTCGATACGTTTGACAGACAGCAGCTGGCCAGAACCTATTTCCCGGGGCTGGAGCAGGCTCTGCCCGTTGAGAATGCCAACGTCATTGGAGCAGGTGGAATCTATTCCACGGCAGAAGAATTGACCGAGTTTGCTGAAGTGCTGATCGGAAACCGTACGGATATTTTATCCGAAGCCTCGGCCAAGGCTATGCAGGCGCCTGAATATAAGAATGGAATCTGGGTACCGGATGAACGAAATACCTTCAGCTATGGTCTGGGCTGGGATGCTGTGAGCCTGGCCCCGTTCAGCGATTACGGAATCACCGCACTAACCAAAGGCGGGGATACCATTATGTATCATGCTGCGCTAACTGCAATACCCGAATCCGATATTTCGATTGCTGTACTCTCCTCCGGCGGGAGCTCGATCTTCAATACGATTTTCGCCTCGAATGTCCTGCTGGAGTACTTGAAGGATACCGGGAAGATTGACAAGCTCCTGCCGGCCCCAACCTTCGTGCCCCCGGTAAAAGCGGCCATGCCCGCTGAGCTACAATCCTATTCCGGATTATACGGTACAGTGGGCGCAACAACTGCTATAGCAGTTAAGGATGGAGAGCTTGACCTGCCTGCTCTGGAAGGCGGACTGATCCCCGCACAGAAATATATTTATACAGGCAACGGGCAATTTAAGAGCAGCGATGGCCGTTCCGCCGTAAGCTTCGATCCGCAGAAGAACGGCAAAACCTACCTAAAGCTTAGTGCCGAGTTGGATTTCCCCGGAGCCGGCCAGATGGTGATGGTAACCTACGAATATCAGAAGCTGGAGTCCAATCCTCTAACCCCCGTGACGAAGCAGGCCTGGGAAAAGAGAAACGGGAAAAATTACTATGCTTTGGATGAGAAAATCAATTCATTATTTTATCTGTCCCCTGCGATCCTAACGAAGAATATCGCTGTGGATGAGGGATATGCCTCGGGCACCCGGATTGTGGATGAGCACCAAGCTGTCAATGCGGCTGAAATACCGGTCATGAACGGAAGAGATGCGTTTGATTTGAACTTCTATACGAAGAATGAAGCGGAGTATTTAAGCATTGATGGCAATGCTTATATCAGCGAAGATGCGGTTCAGCCTATCTATGGGGGCCGGTCATCAATCAGTACGGTATCTGCTAATGGTCAAGGGATATGGTTCAAGATCGGTGAGAAATCAGCCGGAAAAACAATGACTGTGACGGCTCCGGCAAGCGGCGGCTTCGCTGTCTACGATGCCGATGGAATGATCGTAAACTTCTCTGTGGTGACCAAGAACCCTTCGGCAGTCTTGCCGCAAGTCGGTATGGTTGTCTTTGGCGGTCAAGCAGGAGATGTATTTAAGATTAATATGAAATGA
- a CDS encoding cupin domain-containing protein, giving the protein MPESHHDRPKQDGSIETFAFKADKLLPNNPELPAVLYKGAFQENPESAEQIFNDNGWLNSWVNGVFSYHHYHSNAHEVLGVMSGSVSLQLGGDAGRRVEVSAGDVLVLPAGTAHKRLTSSQDFRIAGAYPGGADYNTRRATPDDFEAALPEIGQVPLPDSDPVYGEAGPLLKVWGKS; this is encoded by the coding sequence TTGCCAGAATCTCATCATGACAGACCGAAGCAGGATGGCTCCATAGAAACCTTCGCCTTCAAAGCCGACAAGCTGCTGCCGAATAATCCGGAGCTTCCGGCAGTTCTGTATAAAGGTGCATTTCAGGAGAATCCGGAAAGCGCAGAACAGATCTTCAATGACAACGGCTGGCTGAACAGCTGGGTGAACGGGGTATTCAGCTATCACCATTACCATAGCAATGCGCATGAGGTGCTCGGCGTAATGTCCGGCAGCGTCAGCCTGCAGCTGGGCGGCGATGCCGGCCGCAGGGTTGAGGTATCGGCCGGAGACGTACTGGTGCTGCCTGCCGGTACGGCGCATAAGCGGCTCACCTCCTCGCAGGACTTCCGCATCGCCGGTGCTTATCCCGGCGGAGCAGATTACAACACCCGCCGGGCCACGCCGGACGACTTCGAAGCGGCGCTCCCTGAAATCGGCCAAGTGCCGCTGCCGGATAGTGATCCTGTTTATGGTGAGGCAGGTCCGCTGTTGAAGGTATGGGGAAAGAGTTGA
- a CDS encoding serine hydrolase, with product MKLSILRNRSAFWTRTVLAAALILTLAAPAVQASAAPAVSAPPASVAGQAKPLTKENAAAFLKQFFSSDEVKAQLAGAVVIVVKDGKTVIEEGFGYADKAAKTAVDPDETVFRMASVSKTFTAAAAMQLVEQGKIDLKADFQVYTGPIVFDNPFGVPVTVEDLLTHTTGFRIQDPQPEDINDDFETKVSIEDYVLRNMPPVVREPGTSYMYDNFASMLLGLVVEKASGEPYEDYLEKHVFAPLNMDSSGFLLEGKLKDELATAYDATGKALDLYTVTPTVMPQGGMLSTADDIGKFMTAFLNGGVSGNNRILAASTVDAMEEYRSSIHPLLPNTTYGFEAPIQLPGAGSSSKIITKAGDLIGFSTYMFLIPEQNTGVFIAYNQQSALRELFYPAFIQAFFPQYAAPAKLDAFQPLSAEALDAFTGYYADLRLKSLVSTVAMQEGALTISDAFLGTRQLRQVDDNLFIDELTKKFTGFELTPGGQGAYLKEPYLNPYGYEQKGPDGVGYSDVTASHPYATPVMMLQSLGYLPNDAALSFQPEAGITRAEYVRLMLESSGVKASKTTKLAFPDLQGHPDAGYIQMAVELGMVEGTAGGEFQPDRVISRQEAAVMVWRLLSAQYPDKLFQDVKLAGNTDKWAVPAVKMAVALGLYGPDIKADAKGAVDFKSREALSKQENAAILYALFTNPMNQIVAGLAEKSGEAGK from the coding sequence GTGAAGTTGTCTATATTGCGTAACCGTTCGGCCTTTTGGACGAGGACAGTGCTTGCTGCTGCCCTGATTCTAACGTTGGCGGCCCCGGCGGTACAAGCGTCTGCCGCTCCTGCGGTATCTGCACCTCCGGCGTCTGTAGCCGGACAAGCCAAGCCGCTAACAAAGGAGAATGCCGCAGCATTCCTCAAGCAATTCTTCAGCTCGGATGAGGTGAAAGCGCAGCTTGCCGGCGCGGTTGTCATTGTGGTCAAGGATGGCAAGACGGTGATTGAAGAAGGCTTCGGCTACGCAGACAAGGCTGCCAAAACAGCGGTAGACCCGGATGAAACGGTCTTCCGCATGGCCTCGGTATCCAAAACCTTCACTGCCGCTGCTGCCATGCAGCTGGTAGAGCAAGGCAAAATCGATTTGAAAGCGGATTTTCAAGTCTATACCGGACCTATTGTCTTCGACAATCCCTTCGGCGTTCCGGTAACGGTGGAGGATCTGCTGACCCATACCACCGGCTTCCGGATTCAGGACCCGCAGCCGGAAGATATCAACGATGATTTCGAAACCAAGGTGTCGATCGAGGATTATGTGCTGCGGAATATGCCGCCGGTTGTCCGAGAGCCGGGGACTTCCTACATGTATGACAACTTCGCTTCAATGCTGCTCGGTCTGGTGGTGGAAAAAGCCAGCGGCGAGCCCTATGAGGATTACTTGGAGAAGCATGTGTTTGCCCCGCTGAATATGGATTCAAGCGGCTTCCTGCTGGAAGGCAAGCTGAAAGATGAGCTTGCTACCGCCTATGATGCCACCGGCAAGGCGCTTGATCTGTATACAGTAACTCCGACTGTTATGCCGCAAGGAGGGATGCTCTCTACTGCGGATGATATCGGCAAGTTCATGACGGCTTTTCTGAATGGGGGCGTTTCCGGGAATAACCGCATTCTGGCTGCAAGTACCGTAGATGCCATGGAGGAATACCGTTCCTCCATCCACCCGTTGCTGCCGAATACCACCTACGGCTTCGAAGCACCGATTCAGCTTCCCGGTGCCGGCAGCAGCTCCAAGATTATCACCAAAGCAGGCGATTTAATCGGCTTCAGCACTTATATGTTCCTGATCCCGGAGCAGAACACCGGGGTGTTCATTGCCTATAATCAGCAGAGCGCACTGCGGGAGCTGTTCTACCCGGCGTTCATTCAGGCATTCTTCCCGCAATATGCCGCACCGGCGAAGCTGGACGCCTTCCAGCCGCTGAGCGCTGAAGCTCTGGATGCGTTCACCGGATACTATGCGGATCTCCGGCTCAAGAGCCTGGTCTCTACAGTTGCTATGCAAGAGGGTGCACTTACCATTAGTGACGCCTTCCTTGGCACCCGCCAGCTGCGCCAGGTAGATGATAATCTGTTCATCGATGAGCTTACCAAGAAATTTACCGGCTTTGAATTGACGCCGGGCGGACAAGGAGCTTATCTGAAAGAGCCGTACCTTAATCCTTACGGCTATGAGCAGAAAGGGCCGGACGGCGTTGGTTATTCCGATGTCACAGCAAGCCATCCTTATGCGACCCCGGTTATGATGCTGCAGTCGCTGGGCTATCTGCCGAATGATGCGGCGCTCAGCTTTCAGCCTGAGGCGGGAATCACGCGTGCCGAGTATGTGCGGCTGATGCTGGAGAGCAGCGGTGTCAAAGCGAGCAAGACTACCAAGCTGGCGTTCCCTGATCTGCAGGGACATCCGGATGCCGGCTATATACAAATGGCTGTAGAACTCGGAATGGTGGAGGGAACAGCGGGCGGAGAATTCCAGCCTGACCGGGTCATCTCCCGCCAGGAGGCGGCGGTCATGGTATGGAGACTGCTAAGTGCACAATACCCGGATAAACTGTTCCAGGATGTGAAGCTGGCGGGGAATACGGATAAATGGGCAGTTCCGGCAGTGAAGATGGCTGTGGCTCTGGGATTATACGGACCGGACATCAAGGCGGATGCCAAAGGCGCTGTTGACTTCAAGTCCAGAGAAGCCCTAAGTAAACAGGAGAATGCTGCCATTCTGTATGCCCTGTTCACGAATCCGATGAATCAGATCGTAGCCGGACTGGCGGAGAAATCCGGCGAAGCGGGTAAATAA
- the aroA gene encoding 3-phosphoshikimate 1-carboxyvinyltransferase, which translates to MELGRSRVGLPAKCDLRIKAKQELGSFQFDSVPGDKSISQRAIVLNAIAEGQATVYNVLRSRDTQSCIAILRQLGVTFAWNGDDLSVNGRGLRGLQAPAGRLEVGNTATSARLMLSVLAGQSFAAELGGNSLLSARPMDWVVQPLTDMGAVIEYLGVKGCLPLRIQGASPLSPIEMEATVFSAQEKSALLFAGLYADGITCYRQNCQSRDHTERLMQYFGIDIHSDNDVTFLKGGSAFSAKDVRVPGDLSSAAFLLAAYAIRGMERKGSLLIKGVGVNPTRSGFIRLLTEMGLPLTLQAEQELISGEPIADICCTPGTRLSPVCAEGNGQIQSLIDEVPLLAAVSVFAEGDSVIRNCRELRDKDTNRIQTTAGVLRAFGVETTCSEDEMVIHGGQRLSPAIVDSCGDHRIAMTAAVLASSLEEPSIIRNCGCINISYPGFVEDLSQFAHIDILHPL; encoded by the coding sequence AGCGGGCGATCGTCCTGAATGCTATCGCTGAAGGCCAAGCCACGGTGTATAATGTGCTGCGTTCCCGAGACACTCAGAGCTGTATCGCGATTCTCCGCCAATTAGGTGTAACGTTTGCATGGAATGGGGATGATCTGTCTGTGAATGGAAGAGGGCTGCGGGGCTTGCAGGCACCGGCGGGCAGACTTGAGGTCGGGAATACGGCCACATCGGCCCGGTTGATGTTGTCCGTCCTGGCAGGACAGTCCTTTGCAGCGGAACTCGGGGGAAACTCACTGCTCTCGGCAAGACCGATGGACTGGGTTGTTCAGCCGCTTACAGACATGGGGGCTGTGATTGAATATCTTGGGGTGAAGGGCTGTCTGCCTCTGCGGATTCAGGGGGCATCACCCTTGTCCCCCATAGAAATGGAAGCCACCGTATTCAGTGCACAGGAAAAGTCCGCCCTGCTGTTCGCGGGATTATACGCGGACGGAATCACATGTTACCGGCAAAACTGTCAAAGCCGGGATCACACCGAACGCCTGATGCAGTATTTCGGCATAGATATTCATTCTGATAATGATGTTACCTTCCTGAAGGGAGGAAGTGCCTTTTCCGCCAAAGATGTAAGGGTTCCGGGGGATCTGTCCTCAGCGGCTTTTCTGCTGGCTGCCTATGCTATCCGGGGAATGGAGCGCAAGGGCAGCCTGTTGATTAAGGGGGTGGGTGTTAATCCAACCCGGAGCGGATTCATCCGTCTGCTCACAGAGATGGGGCTTCCTTTGACGCTGCAAGCGGAACAGGAGCTGATATCCGGGGAGCCCATCGCAGATATCTGTTGCACGCCGGGAACCCGTTTGTCCCCTGTCTGTGCTGAAGGCAACGGGCAAATACAGAGCTTGATAGACGAGGTTCCTCTGCTCGCTGCGGTATCGGTATTCGCTGAAGGGGATTCTGTGATCAGGAACTGCCGGGAATTGAGAGACAAGGATACGAACCGGATTCAGACCACTGCAGGGGTGCTAAGAGCATTCGGCGTGGAAACTACCTGCAGTGAGGACGAAATGGTCATTCATGGCGGACAGCGTCTATCGCCTGCCATTGTAGACAGCTGCGGCGATCACCGGATCGCCATGACCGCCGCTGTATTGGCCAGCAGCCTGGAGGAGCCTTCGATCATCCGTAACTGCGGCTGTATCAATATTTCTTATCCAGGCTTCGTAGAGGATCTCTCACAGTTTGCGCATATTGATATTTTGCATCCATTGTAG